The window AAGGCTCATGCGGTTGGCTGCGCCCTGGATGTAATCGGCAACATCATCAATAGCTGTAGCTAACGCGTGGATATCTTCGCGGTCAAAAGGGGTAATAAAATTTTTGCCCAGTTCAAGGTATATCTGGTGGGTAAATTCATCGCCTTTATTTTCAAGCTTGTCAATTTGTTTAAACAGCTCTTCGCGGGTGGTAGTGTTATTGGAGTTAACAGCTTCTACCAAAATAGTAGCCATTGCTACGACATTGTTTGCTGCCTGCTCAAATAAAGGAAAAAATATTTTTTTGTCCTTAGGTACAAAGTACTGGAAAATGCTGTTTAATGACATGATGCTTAAAATTGGTGTAAAGGTACGGTTGCTATGTTAAATTAATGTTAACTTTTTAACACTGGTATGTTGGGGAAAGGTAAAGTTTGTTTTGCTCTTTGCAAAGTAAAGCCAAAAGTTGATCCCAAACCTTCGGTACTGCGCACATTAATGGTTTGCTGGTGCGCCTCAATAATGTGTTTTACAATGGCCAGGCCCAATCCAGAGCCCCCAATTTGGCGCGACCGGCTGGTATCTGTACGGTAAAAACGCTCGAACAGGCGAGGCAAAAACTTTTCTTCGATGCCAATGCCATCGTCGGTAACCTCCACCAAAACCTGGTCGTCAAGTACAAAAAGGCTTAATGATGTGCTTCCTTCTTCTTTACCGTATTTAAATGAGTTATCAATCAGGTTAACCAATACCTGCCTTATTTTTTCCCTGTCGGCATATACAATAATACCTTCATCATATTTCTGCTTAAATATCAGCTTTATTTTATACTGCTTGCCTTTTATCTCAAGCGATTCAAAAACTTCTTTAATCAGGTCGTTTATTTTAAACTTGCTGTAATTGATGGGTATTTCGCCCGATTCCAGCTTCGAAATCTCATCCAGGTCCTTAATAAGGTAGCTTAACCTATCCACATTTTTAGAGGCTTTTTCAAGGAACTGGCGCGCCATCTCGCGGTCTTCCATGTCGTCATCCTGCAATGCTTCAATGTATCCCTGTATGGCAAAAAGCGGGGTTTTAAACTCGTGCGAGATATTGGATAAAAAATCGCGACGGAATTTTTCCTGCTTGCGCAGGTCGTCAATCTCCGATTTTTTTTGTTTGGCCCATTCTTTTACCTCCTGCTCCACATCATCAATGGGGTTGGCGGTTACATGTTCGCCCAGGGCATCTCGCAAATCGCGGCCAAGCTTTAAATTGTGAATGAGTTTGTAAATAAGTTTGATGCGCGAGTAAATATACTTTTCTATCAAGTAGTAAAATACAAAGTAGCTTACCGCTATGGTGATGGTGAAAGTAACCATCACATCATACCATTTATGCTGAAAATAAAAGTTAACCGCCGATAGGGTTATGGCAACCCCAGTTGCGGTAATTAAAACCAGTACACGCAAATTCATAGCGTAAAGCTACAATTTATAGATCACTAAAGCCCAGCGGAATGGCCACTTCCATGTTAATTTAAAGTTATCAATTTGTGCTTTTTTTAGCAGTGTTAATAACTCCTGCTTTTTAAAGCCCCGTTTAACAGATAGTGGCCCATCGTAACGTACCATTTTATTACGGGTTAACACATGTGTAATGAAAATAACCGCATAGTATAATACCCAATGGCGGTGCAAATCGGTAATGATTATTCCCTTTTGGGCCGATGCATACATGTTTTTAATCATCGTGATCCAGTGTTCGTCGTCAAAATGATGGGTAAACAAATTGCTGATAATGATATCGTGCTTGCCTAACAAAGGAGTATCGTTTATCACATCGGCCCGCACGTAGCTAATATTAGCAAACGTTTTGGATGCATTGCGTGCATAGTTTATAGCTGCGGGGGCAGCATCAATGCCGGTAAGCTTTAGGGGCATCTGTTGTTGCGTTGCCCATTTGGCAATGGCGATAAGCGTGTCGCCGCCACCGCAACCCCAATCGCTTATGGAATAGCCCTGTTTTACGGGGAAGTTTTTTATAGACGTAATGGCTTCCTTATGCCCGCCAAACCACGAATTTACCTTGCCTAAACCTTCCAGCACGGGGGCTATCTCACTGTCGGGCAAGTTTAGGTCGTCCATGATTTCGGCATCAAAGGCGCGGTGTTTTAAATTGGGCATGGTATCAATACAATAGCCTTATGAAAAAGGTTTTCCGTGAGTTTTACTAATCAGGTACCTGGATAATGGCGGCAAGCCGTTTAACAGGCGAAGTGTAAGCGCTGTTGTATTGTTATTGCCAAACAGGCGCTGCAATTGCCGGCCTACCCATAACCGCTGCGCAAATTGCCGGTTCCAGGCATCGGTATAATCGGCCTCTAAAGCTATGCGGTTATCTTCATGAAATTTGCCGGTTTTATAATGGCTGATAATTTTATCCGACAGGATTTTGGCCGAGTGGATAGCCATGGTCATGCCGTTGCCACACAATGGCGCTATCATTCCGGCGGTATCGCCGCTCATTAAAATATGGTTATCAACCGGGGCTTTCTTTTCAAACGATATCTCGTTAATCACCTCCGGCTTATCCAGTAAAAAGTCGGCATTGGCAAATATATCGTCGAGATAGGGGTTTTTGCGGATAATGTTTTCTTCTAATCCCTGCAAACTACCGTATTTGCGCAGGTCATCCCGGTGCGCCATGTAGCACATGCAATACCTGTCGCCATCGGTTTTGCTTACGCCGCAATAGCCATCTTTATAATTATTAAGCTGGATAAGATCCTGCGGCAAATCCATTTTTATATGAAATTTTACGGCCAGGTAGGGGCTGCGTTTATAAAAAAAGGGCCGCTTCAGTTTTTGATCGAGGTTTGACCGTTTGCCGAATGAGCCTATTACCAACGGCGCCGTTAACACTTCGCCAGGTGTAACCACCTCAAACTGATTGCCGGCGTAGCGCACATCCTCCACCCTTGTGCCTGTCATGAAAATTACGCCTTCTATTGTAGCCTTGTGGTATAAAAAATTATCGAAGGTATACCTGCTTAGCCCAAAGCCGCCCAGATCAAGCTTTTGAGCAAATTTAACGCCCGAGGCAGCGGTAACCTCTAACCTGTTAATGCGGGCAACATTAAACTGCTCGAGGTTAATATCTAAAGTATTTAAAAAAGGGATTACTTCGTTAGAGATGTATTCGCCACATACCCGGTGCATGGGGTATGTTTTTTTTTCGATAAGGGTGACTTTTAAGCCGGCGCGGTTTAATAGTATCGCGTTAAATAATCCCGCAAGGCCGCCGCCAACTATAATTATATCGTTCATAGGCTTATTAGCACATTTCCAATATCATACCCTCAACCGTTAACCCCGGCCCAAAAGCAAAACTCATGATTTTTTGGTCAACCAGGTT is drawn from Mucilaginibacter ginsenosidivorax and contains these coding sequences:
- a CDS encoding DUF47 domain-containing protein → MSLNSIFQYFVPKDKKIFFPLFEQAANNVVAMATILVEAVNSNNTTTREELFKQIDKLENKGDEFTHQIYLELGKNFITPFDREDIHALATAIDDVADYIQGAANRMSLYRIDDFNEHIRKLSDLILQASIDLEKAVRELKDLRNVRNIADSCIRINSVENQADYVFDRAVADLFLYEKDAIRLIKYKEILAALETATDMCEDAANVMESILVKNA
- a CDS encoding sensor histidine kinase translates to MNLRVLVLITATGVAITLSAVNFYFQHKWYDVMVTFTITIAVSYFVFYYLIEKYIYSRIKLIYKLIHNLKLGRDLRDALGEHVTANPIDDVEQEVKEWAKQKKSEIDDLRKQEKFRRDFLSNISHEFKTPLFAIQGYIEALQDDDMEDREMARQFLEKASKNVDRLSYLIKDLDEISKLESGEIPINYSKFKINDLIKEVFESLEIKGKQYKIKLIFKQKYDEGIIVYADREKIRQVLVNLIDNSFKYGKEEGSTSLSLFVLDDQVLVEVTDDGIGIEEKFLPRLFERFYRTDTSRSRQIGGSGLGLAIVKHIIEAHQQTINVRSTEGLGSTFGFTLQRAKQTLPFPNIPVLKS
- a CDS encoding methyltransferase domain-containing protein produces the protein MPNLKHRAFDAEIMDDLNLPDSEIAPVLEGLGKVNSWFGGHKEAITSIKNFPVKQGYSISDWGCGGGDTLIAIAKWATQQQMPLKLTGIDAAPAAINYARNASKTFANISYVRADVINDTPLLGKHDIIISNLFTHHFDDEHWITMIKNMYASAQKGIIITDLHRHWVLYYAVIFITHVLTRNKMVRYDGPLSVKRGFKKQELLTLLKKAQIDNFKLTWKWPFRWALVIYKL
- a CDS encoding NAD(P)/FAD-dependent oxidoreductase; the protein is MNDIIIVGGGLAGLFNAILLNRAGLKVTLIEKKTYPMHRVCGEYISNEVIPFLNTLDINLEQFNVARINRLEVTAASGVKFAQKLDLGGFGLSRYTFDNFLYHKATIEGVIFMTGTRVEDVRYAGNQFEVVTPGEVLTAPLVIGSFGKRSNLDQKLKRPFFYKRSPYLAVKFHIKMDLPQDLIQLNNYKDGYCGVSKTDGDRYCMCYMAHRDDLRKYGSLQGLEENIIRKNPYLDDIFANADFLLDKPEVINEISFEKKAPVDNHILMSGDTAGMIAPLCGNGMTMAIHSAKILSDKIISHYKTGKFHEDNRIALEADYTDAWNRQFAQRLWVGRQLQRLFGNNNTTALTLRLLNGLPPLSRYLISKTHGKPFS